The Lycium ferocissimum isolate CSIRO_LF1 chromosome 8, AGI_CSIRO_Lferr_CH_V1, whole genome shotgun sequence DNA segment GGGAATCATTAGAGCACCATAACTCAACTACTGCAAACGTAGCTCGTTTCAGCTCTTCGGCCAACTTACTATTGGGAGTATAAAAAATTATTCTGAGCTTGTTTAGTCAAAGATAAATTATCTCTACTTGTTTAAACTACCAACAGTTCTTTCTGGTATGCTTCCTTTCGTTTTAATGTGACacgaaaaaataagaaattgattAGGCTCACTTCTTTATCTAAACCAAGTGCTCTACAaaagtgaatttggaagaagttCATCCACAAGATACGAAattgttaatttctttttatcaaGTTTATGGCAAACACACCCATGCTCGGCGTTCTTTCATGATAAAACATCCCCGTCGTTAcgaaattattaatttataactCCTCCCTCGACCAACAAATGCAATCTAAACAAACTAGAGAAGTTACATGTTAAAAGATACCTCTGCTGCCTCAACAGGGCGTTTCTTAAGATTTTTATGGGATGGTAAATATGTACCTACAATTACTACGCCTCAAATCTCAAACAAGTCATGGTCGCCTATATGAATCCTCAGTGACCATGTCCCCAActtaaattcattttaggcCAACATTCTACAAAATGAAAACAAGGATGGTCCATATGTACCtattagttaaaaataataCCTTTCCTGAAGCATTCCGGATCGGTGAAATGTGAAGAAAATTCCAAAATGGGGTTCCATCTTTTCTGAAAGGAAACATGCAGTCACCAAGAGATTGAGCCTAAAGAACAAGGAAACAATCCTTATCTGAATATCATGCAACGACCGGAACCAACCTGTAATTTAAGATATGTACAGTACATGGTTGTTCGTTTTGGATGCATTGTTTTATCtgcaaagagaaaaaaaggcgAAAAGGATTGAGATCATCTGCTCAACCGCATACCTTTAAGAAAATCTTAATCTTAAGAAGGACACTAAATCTCTTATCCCAAAATGTAGCAACTAGCATATGCAGACGACGAAATTAAGCAAATAAGAGCagatcaacaaaaaaattattacctGAAATTGTGTGTCTCTGTCTGTATCTTCTCCACTTAAGAACCGACAATTACGACCCAATACTTCATGTCTCGCGAAGCCTATTGAAGAAAAGAACGGTTCCTGTTAGCAATAGTAGTTAGAGTAAGCCCTCATGCTCTTTGTAAGAACACAAGAAATAGATTTATGTACTCCCTACCAACCCCGTAAAAATGAGAACATCCCATTGAATGAATAAAAGTTTACACTAGTATAAATTAGCTACAGCTTCAGCACCTGTTAATTTTAGGAAGGCATCACTTGCATAGACAATCGGCATGTCAGGTAAGTGCGCATCAGTTCTGCACATTTCAGAAAGTGGTAAGTCCATCCAAGAGCAATCATATCGGTcatcaaaacaacaaaattaggaatttcaaaaaaactCACAATACAAAGCTTTGTTTTATTCTACCAAAAGATATATTTAAGGATGCACTGAGCAGACTCGTTCCGGATTGACAGCATCTCTTGTCACTGACTAGTCTGCCTGTCAACTCGCTGTAATGTGCCAACACGGACATTATGTTGTTAACAGCAGCACTGGCTTTTGTCTTCTCTTGATCACTTGCTTCACATGGCCCTTCAACGTCTACTTCTGTGATAAATAAGCCTTATGAAAGGAATCCTATGAATTGAACCTCAAGCAACAAGACTAGGAAAGAAATAACCCAAATGCACAAAAACGGGAAACAAAGTGAAACATTGCCCTTGTGCACTACAAAGGTAGCTGGTCAATgtttatgttttatatatacTGTCTTGGACTGCATTTGCACGTTGAAACTCCAACACAATGTAAATGGGAAAAGTGTATGCACCTCAAAGCACAAAGGTGattcaggatttgaagtttatgggttccTAGAACGACCTCAAGTTAATATACAATGATGATTTAATTCATTGTTAcatatttatagatatataattaatatctttataaaaaataaaaaaataaagagtctACGCAAAAGCTACCGGGCTCCCGTGACCCCATAAACTAAAATCTAAATCCGCCACTGTCAAAGCATAATGACAATATGTCCAATCTAACTCAAGCGACTGAAGAAATTGACtcaaaacatgaatttaagcTTCAGACAAATGAAGCAGCTAGAATAAAAAAAGGTAAATCAAGATCTTAGCCAAAAGCAAGGGATTCCTGGGGGATCCAACGAGAGCAGAGGCAGCAGGGCAGGCattcccaaaaaagaaaaaaaatgaaaacaggATAGGAGGtttcaaaaatagataatttggtATCCAACTATCTGAAGGCCGGCACAGATCTATGAATAGGATACGCTGTACTAGTATCTATAGGCCCTCAAGTGTCAACCGAAGGTTCGCAAGCAGCTGAATCCTTATTCCAGAAGGGTTTATTTGACCAAATTGTATCGCGTGATCTTTTAAAAAGCGGTCTGAGTGAGTTATTTAAGCTCCATGCTAACCAAGTCCTAAATAGGCTGTCTATTCTAGTTTTCCAATTTGGTTATTTGAGAGGAAGCAAGGGCAgccatgaaaaagaaaattaggacCATAAGATAAAGACGACAATAATCAGATGATTGGAGATCAGTGCAGCAAATTTCACAATCATGTAGCAACTGTGGGCATATTTACAATGAAGGTCAAACAATAAGTTCACTACAATGTCACTGGAAAATTGCATAGACTATTTAAGAagcataacaacaacatacccagtataatcccacaagttgggtgtacgcaaaccttacccctacctttgtgaggtagagaggttgtttctgatagactATCGGCTTTTTCAGCACATGGTTTGAAAGAAATGCAAGAGTAAAAAgctatgatgaaaatattgaagaGAGAAAAGTGCTGACAATAAAAATATTAGAGATAAACAAAGTAAAAGAAACAACagtaataataaaaacaaagaacaagtatatatatatacctgtATGGTCCGACCCTGAAACCGAATCAACTGATAATGCTCTATCCAATTCCATAATCGAATTCGAGCAAACCTCCCTCCTACAACATCTATAAGCAGACTCCCTGCAATTACCTCCATCATTACATACTCCTCCATTTTTCCCAATTCCACCTCCTAATGACTTTCTCCTCCTTAAAATAGGAACTTGAACTCCCAAAAAATGAACCACCCTTCCATCCTTCTCACTATAAACAGGACACATATGAAACAACATCCAAAAGGGTGTCCCATCCTTCCTATAGTTCAACAAACTGATTTGTATACCTCTCTCCTCTCGTATCGCCTCTCTAATCGCCATAACTGATCTTCTATTCGTCTTAGGCCCTTGAAACACCCTTCCATTCTTACCAATAACCTCATTTCTTGAATAAccaaatattttcaagaaaccccTTGATGCATAAACAATAGGATGTCCACAAATAGAAGGATCAGTAATTGTAAAACTATCAGGCAATTCATCAAGTGCTTCTTTAACCCCATCTGAGTATCTAACATTAAATTGTTGTTCAATTAAATCCAGTTGTGATTCCATACTGATTCTACTACTTGTTTTGGCTTAAAGATTGTAACTTTATCACCAAAGATTAACCCCAATCCCATGTGTCAACTTTCAGCtagtataataataataacaacaatattaaACCTGCAATTGGGAACTtcaaaacaagaacaacaaacaagtcatcaataatcaagaaaaccatagaaagaGCACATAGAATTGAATAAACCACACATACTAATAAAACAAAAGTATGTTAAAgtacaacaaaagaatattttttaagCTTACTTACATAGAGGCAAATTTAACTGACTAGGAAAATATCAAGGGTATTGAATGAACAAGAAGAATTGGGGTATGCCCATCAATCTATTTTGGTGAATGAATTAGTATATGTATCAAGTAATTGAATATGattggaaagagagagagtagGAAACAAAGTCTTGAAATATTCATATAGAAGATTTTTTTAGTATATGGTTACTATTTGCTTATTTCTCAATTCTCAATTGTGGTTTAGAAATGTGAAAGTCTTATCTCTAATTATTTTattgccaaaagaaggaagagatcaaaaaaaaaaaagtgtttaatAAATACCAAATCAATGGATACACGTTATGTATTTAAATGTACGTAACTATCCGTCTGTCACTTAATTATagttaattaatatgtatttttactttattaaattatgataaatttcattaatttgatGTAAGCACTCATGCGACTAAATGTATAAAGttcttctaatattttatttcttggtGATGTTCTTGAAAGATACTCTTATCATTTGaggtaattttcttttgttaactTCAAAGTAAATTTATGCTAGCTTTGACAACTTTAGTGGCTATTGCTATGGTGTATTTTACTTCTTGGTGATGTTCTTGAAAGATTCTCTTATCATTTGaggtaattttctttttgttaactTCAAAGTAAATTTATGCTAGTTTTAACAATTTTTGTAACTGCACTATTGACTATTGCTATGCTGTAAGTACTACATTTGGTCAATAATAATTGAACGTATTTGGTTGAGTTGTGCTTGTCAATTTTTCACTTAGACAAATATAGCACTCCACAAAAAGAAAGGGACCAAGAAGAGACGTGGTTATAATCAAACATGTTATTACCGTCAAAGAAAAGTACAatctcatcattattattactataatATATAAAAGGGAGGATACTCATTTTTTATAGTCCTGCCatgaattttttattctttttttaccTCTGGTTGAAGTTTTTATGACTTTATAAATTGTcatattttggtaaattttaaaaaaatttaaggctTTTTTATGCCACTAAAATAGATGATGTCATGAAAAATGCTATAGTGGCTCCCACAAAGCACACTCATATATGTTTGAGTtttttatgtgaaaatattattaaacttgttaaaatatattatttttaaatacttttaaaatttattaaaaatgtaaataataGCCCTTATACAAGGGAGGATACCcattttttgtagtcctcacatgaattttttatctttttttttaccCCTACTTGAAGTTTTTATGACTTTATAAATTGTCAcacattttggtaaattttaaaaacttttaaagCTTTTTTATGCCACTAAAATAGATGATGTCATGGAAAATGTTATAGTGGCCCCCACAAAGTATACTCATACATATTTGAGTTTTTTAtgcgaaaattttattaaactcgttaaaatatatcattgttaaatacttttaaaatttatgacaAGTGTAAATAATAGCCCTTCTGTCTCAATCAAAAAATGATTCCAAAGTATGGtagttaattaatcaaattttacatGCGCGCACTTTTAACGTAAAATTAGCTAATAATTACTATACTAAAAGAGGAactataagatatatatatatatatatatatattctaaaaatgtttgaaaaacattgtatttaaagaaatataatttgatcTCGATACAGTAATAATactagacaattgcaaaaagtatattttttactttttttactattaaaatattatataaaaaacaggataatatattttatataatttaggagtaaaattttttttcatattaagCTTAAGTGTTTTGTCCTAAATTATAAAACATATTAATTATCCggtatcaaatattttttggtaaaaaataagttagccaatATGAGTTCAGTTCAAAGAactcaaatgaaattaatttaacatatgaaaagctCAATTTGGATCTCCGGGGACTTAAtcccaaaaatttaaattagaaGAGCttttaattattgatttttccttaaaaaaattaatatataaactaagaaaaatgttttcctttaacATACGTTTttatactttaatattttagaagtctttCGAAAATGTTAAACTGATGTTACAAAAATAAAGAATCAAAAgcagaaaaaaattaataaatatctACAAATTGAATTTTCAATGTCAATTTGGGTCCGAGCTTAGCACGGGCTAGGTGACACTAGTTTACAGTATATGTGcagaaaaaagaacaaagaatTTTAACTCTACCAATTCGCATCATTTTATGACAAATTTAACAAAGGAAATATTATATATGGTAGCAATAATTGATTAATGACTACTGGCcctattttttaaattgttttattttgtaaaataaggacaataaaagaaaaagatccaTATAGGCAATACCTACTAGTTGAAAATCATGTTTAATCTTGTTAAAGGGCTTTTAatgttattattactactattaacacatttatttatatacatttcacttttatttttatttggtgTGATGACATGAGTTGAGCTTAAATTTAAcaacaattattattattattattattatttctgttgAGATTTATTTCTTGGAACCCCTTTTTGTAATAAAATAGGAatgaatttgattttcaaacaaaaaatgaGAATCCCGTTTAAACCAAATGAACAGGATATCTTATAAATTTAAGTGTGGTTAGGTTACCTGAATTAAAGACATTGAACTAGCTATGATTTCTTATGAATATTTACATGAATTAATCCCTAGataccaaaaaataattaattcctAGATGGAATTTCATATAGGCTACGCCCCTttttttcctctatttttcttGTTGGTCTTTAACAAGAAAAATCATGCTGAATTATTACAAGACAGATGTATGCATAAGAGGACTAGAAGTGTGATGAACACAAGtacataataatttttaatatacGCCACAAATTTtgataatattaaaaataaagagtGTCATTTAGCTAGAGCCAATGCAACAGTCCAAACTTGTCTTAGGTGTTATAGAATAGGACTTATCCACCCACGTGATCAAAACCCCTCTTGTGGACactcttttattttaaaaaaaaaaatgtcgttTGAATTAGAAAATAATGTTTTTTGCAACTATTTTGGTGTAGTTTTGGAGTACTGACTTTGAAATTAATGTGTGAGAATTTATTTTTGTGCTTCGTTTATTCAATTTTATctcttaaaacaaaaaaaattgtagggGAAAACAAGATAACcgtgaaaggaaaaaaaacgtTTTGTTATCTAGAATAGACATAATTTATTCTTATCGACAATGACATTTATAATGAGTTTGACAAAGGAAATATTACACAAAGAAATATAGAATTggtaattaaatttaaaatgaagCACACATTAATAAATTgggaatgaaagaaaaaaaggaaataaataaggaaaagtcaTCTTGGGTTAGTGACCCTTCtgaataaatttattttaattattttcagtGTATGCAGAAAATGAACG contains these protein-coding regions:
- the LOC132067469 gene encoding protein TWIN LOV 1 isoform X3, with translation MESQLDLIEQQFNVRYSDGVKEALDELPDSFTITDPSICGHPIVYASRGFLKIFGYSRNEVIGKNGRVFQGPKTNRRSVMAIREAIREERGIQISLLNYRKDGTPFWMLFHMCPVYSEKDGRVVHFLGVQVPILRRRKSLGGGIGKNGGVCNDGGNCRESAYRCCRREVCSNSIMELDRALSVDSVSGSDHTEVDVEGPCEASDQEKTKASAAVNNIMSVLAHYSELTGRLVSDKRCCQSGTSLLSASLNISFGRIKQSFVLTDAHLPDMPIVYASDAFLKLTGFARHEVLGRNCRFLSGEDTDRDTQFQIKQCIQNEQPCTVHILNYRKDGTPFWNFLHISPIRNASGKEE
- the LOC132067469 gene encoding protein TWIN LOV 1 isoform X2 translates to MESQLDLIEQQFNVRYSDGVKEALDELPDSFTITDPSICGHPIVYASRGFLKIFGYSRNEVIGKNGRVFQGPKTNRRSVMAIREAIREERGIQISLLNYRKDGTPFWMLFHMCPVYSEKDGRVVHFLGVQVPILRRRKSLGGGIGKNGGVCNDGGNCRESAYRCCRREVCSNSIMELDRALSVDSVSGSDHTEVDVEGPCEASDQEKTKASAAVNNIMSVLAHYSELTGRLVSDKRCCQSGTSLLSASLNISFGRIKQSFVLTDAHLPDMPIVYASDAFLKLTGFARHEVLGRNCRFLSGEDTDRDTQFQIKQCIQNEQPCTVHILNYRKDGTPFWNFLHISPIRNASGKVAYYVGIQIEDTGEVRGKQGLNPEIGQHRVVAAVKVAVRGWSMGASTS
- the LOC132067469 gene encoding protein TWIN LOV 1 isoform X1; its protein translation is MESQLDLIEQQFNVRYSDGVKEALDELPDSFTITDPSICGHPIVYASRGFLKIFGYSRNEVIGKNGRVFQGPKTNRRSVMAIREAIREERGIQISLLNYRKDGTPFWMLFHMCPVYSEKDGRVVHFLGVQVPILRRRKSLGGGIGKNGGVCNDGGNCRESAYRCCRREVCSNSIMELDRALSVDSVSGSDHTEVDVEGPCEASDQEKTKASAAVNNIMSVLAHYSELTGRLVSDKRCCQSGTSLLSASLNISFGRIKQSFVLTDAHLPDMPIVYASDAFLKLTGFARHEVLGRNCRFLSGEDTDRDTQFQIKQCIQNEQPCTVHILNYRKDGTPFWNFLHISPIRNASGKKFGVEFLFPKPIHFLHIIRTNEASQKYAHSLGCILCWYSDRRYWRSSGETRSKSGDWAAQSCCCCKGCCKRLVNGCKHLLVLQQICLSFFVLINTLDSVRKNVLSHIAH